GGTATGTCGGACAGCAAGTAATTGATCGGGGGTCAGAGATCCTGGGGCAGCTGCAAAAGCATGCCCCGGAAATCTTGGGCAGCGTCTGCGATGAGATGGTGTACCAGTTGAAGATACCGTTCTTTGGCAGCGGAAGGCGCCTCGTCTGGCAAGATCATTGGTTCAACGACCCCGAGAAGTCGCTGACGAGGCACGAGTAGAGGATGAGGCGTGAGGCTGCGAGGCAAGAGATGGACCGGCTTCGACTCGAGGAGTTCAACCGCGCCCAGGAGGAGAAGAAGCGCGAGGCTGCGCAAATGTACGAGcagtccttggcaaggaaacaaATCAACGACCAGCTGCTCAAGGACAAGCTTCGTGAGGAGAGGATAAGGCAGTTGACGGGACAGTAGGAGGCAGAGACAGCAGCTGAGCGGTTGATGGACCTGGTTTTTGACACTGTTGGCAGTTACTGCCATCCATATTTTTGCTCTGGACTATTCAATTTTGCTTGCTCCTCCCTTTGTCTGTCGAATTGACTTGATTTGTCAGCTTTGAAATGGTATATGTGGCACGTGCACAGCACAATGCAGTTTTCCAAACTAAATATAATATCTATTTCTTTCCTGATTGTACGCTCTGTACTGGAATGTCAAGTCTGCTCTGTTGTATGAACCTAGGACTGTATCTTATTGGGATTTAAGAGTCACGGAGCCAAAATTGTACTCTGTTTCGACTTTCGAGCAACCAATGCATGCATTTTTTTTTCCGGGAACTTCTGGTTCATCACAGGGCAAGACAGTGTATTCACAGGGCACTGCAAGGTAGTAACCGGTGAGTTGAAGCTTTCTTTATGGAACATGAGTTACTCTCAAGGCCACGGCCAAAGCTTCACTGAAGAAAGGTTCTCTCAAGAGCTGATGAAGCTCGGCACggttcagttaagttcagttaGTGGATGGTGCAGATGGTCCGAGGAACGAACTGGGGATAAGTGAAGACCACCAGCTAAGATGCCGCTCCCGGAGTCGATGCCGACACAGTTGAGTTATAATAGAGGAACTGGGGATAAGTGAAGACCAAGGACGGTTGAGATGCCGCTCCCGGAGTCGATGCCGGCAAACTTTAGTTATAATAGCATGATGGCTAATGAAAATGCGAAATAAGGATTTCAGGCAGTACACATCATTGGCTGCCACAGATAGCAGCAACGGAATAATGACCCCCCTGCCTCTCAAGTGGAAGATGATCCACAGACATGCATCATTCAGTAGTACCAAAAGTATGTGCCTCTCAAGTGGAAGATGATCCACAGACATGCATCATTCAGTAGTACCAAAAGTATGTGCCTCTCAAGTGGAAGATGATCCACAGACATGCATCATTCAGTAGTACCAAAAGTATGTACTTTGAGGCCAGATTCCGGAAGGCCAAAAGAAATTCAGTATCACTAATTAGAACTCCGCCAAGTGTCTATTTCTTCTCAGTTCTCAGGTTGAATTGACAGATTTTTATGCAAAGCTTGTGCTGTTAGATCTGTGCAAAGTTGTAACTCGAGTTTGAAAGGTTTTCTTTTTCTTGCAATAATGTTGGGGTTCAGATTACTGGCTGGTAACATTTAGTGAACAAACTCAGTACCAAACACTTTAATTCTTGAATGCCACACTAGTATTCAGTTATGCGGATGCCCTTTTTAGCTGACAGTATTAAGATTGTGGCGACAAAGAAGAATCGCAGATTCTGAATGGACTGAAATTGTGCCAATGTATATCACTTAATCTTCTCTGAGAGGCTATGACCAGTGTCCAATGCACCGCCCATTGCTTCTCTGACCTTATAAATTATGTGCTAGTCCCTGAACCTCAAACAGAGTAGAAGCATTACAGCTGTTTACGATGAAGGTCTTACAGCATATACAGCACATCTGTTCAAGCTAAGAATTGACAAGAAACTGAAACTATTAAGATCCGGAGTCAGAAGGTAATTGTCCTTCTGAAATTCCTATGTACTGTAGTATGTTGTAGTAAATCTATTGACACTGAAGACCAATATCTCCTATGTACTAGAGTAGCATTTGCTTGAGATGAACTTTTTTGGATCATGACAGTGAACCGACATGCAAATTCGCTTCATCAGCCTTGGATCATGCGTTTCGAACAGACCATGCATTGATGCTATACTTACATCAGACCAAAGTCCAAAGATGCAACAAATGGAGCCTTGGATCCAAGGCCGCAGCTTGCGGAAAACCTCGTGTAGGAAATGTCCAGATAGACCGGCCTAACTTTCGAAATGACCATGCATTGCTGCTTCTGTGGCTCTTAAGTTCCCCAAACCTTGCCACGATGTATTTTGAACCCAAATACCTCCTCCTACACCAGTAGATTTCATGTTCAATTCATCATCAGGAGCTGAGCATCCAAACCCTAGTTCTGCCCCTTTTACGCCATTGAGTTGCAACTGCTCTCTAACATCTTCTGTTGGATCTGCAACCTTGCATAATTACTCACGTTAGCACCAGACAGACGCACACCAAGATCTAGCTCTTTCCATCGAGCCAAATCTCCAGAATGCAGCACAAACACCAAGAAGCTGCCCGGTCAGACGGCTGGCCCCGCCTATCATCGGGCTAGTCAGAAGCCCGGGTCACTGACGGGTGGGCCTCTCCCTTTAAGTGGAGACGGTTCCAGCAAGAAGTCGCATTTCCGAGGAGAAGGCATACTACCCGCTGGCAGCTGGGCCGAGCCCATCGGGCGCTAGCTAGCTGGATCGCGCCCAGTGCGCTGCTGAACCGAGGCCTGGTATAACCTCAtttcccttttccctttttccAGCATATTCGAACTTTTCTAGAGAATTCACATGAAATCAGATGAGTCTATTTAAGTTCCTCAATGCTCCATACATCCTGCTTTTTTTATAATAAGGCAGCAtgaacatttttcatatacatatTAAATTCTAAATTATCCATTATATAGACCAATTCTTCATACATGTTAGCTTTGGAAAGTCCTATAATATTCATTTGAGATCCAAATCTAGTGAAATGAATTTATAATTTTTTCCTAAAATCATGCCTCGTTTAACGAGCGCCTCCTCTCACTTTTACAAAAAAGGATTTCATGCAAGCCCAATAATCCCTTGTTTCCACTGGATTGAAATGTTCAGAAATCTCAGTAGCTCTAAAAACAATATATGCACTTTCTTTTATAACTAGAGGAGTCCTACAAAAAAATCCTACGTTTTAGAGCACTTCTATTTTCTACCTTGTTGTGTTGCTTGTTGTGTTTCCTTGCGACGTTAGTTGACACTTGACAGAATAGATACTATCCTTGACATGGAGTGGTTGGAAGATATTGGTAATGGTGAAATGTGGGTCAATTGGCGCCGCGAGAAGCTCCAGTTTAATCATGAAGGCAAGCGGATCACTTTCCTACTCCCTTGGTGATGCCTCAAATGCAGTAGTTGTGCGTGATCTGTACAATAAGACTGACTTGTGCGAAAATTAACTCGGATACCAAACTCTTGGTGATAAAATCACACAACCAGGATGTTGTTCAAAAGAGCACAGACTAAAAGGATTGGGCAAGCACCCCCAGTGGAAATATGTGTGAAGCCTGGCTGCAGCTAGCCACAGGGAATGGAGgggattggggggggggggggggggttgaggtGGATTTTGACTTGCAAGGGATTTAATCCCCTCCAATCCCTTTCAAACCTCTCCAAACCCTGTCTAACCGAACAAGGCCTCAAATGCTTGTATCCTCGATTCGAGCCACTGTTAATGAAATCGACCTATTCGGTGTGCTGCCACTAGGTTGCTCGTAACCCCCCTTGTCCCGGTCCCGATCCCCTTGGTTGTCTCGGCTCTCTGTCTGTTTGTCTCTGTCGCCCGATCCCCTTGGTTGGTCTGTCCCCTTTCTTTGCCAGAGCGAGCCTCGCGACTCAATGGGCCGGCACAAAAGGCCTAGTAAACCAAAATAGTCAGAGTTTTCTCGTGCAACAACTGCCCTTTAGGACAGTTGGGCCACGAATTTTAACGTGCGGTGGACCTCGTAATAACCAGTTGTGCACGACATCAAAAAGGGGCTGGGAGGCCCCATATCACTCACTATTGTGAAAGAGATAAATAAGAGAAGAGTAGGTTTTCCCAACTATGATTTTATGTTTGAAGGTCGAGCTTCGAATCAGGATGCACATAACATTGTAAAATTTGTTGTACCGTTTCCTCAGGGTCCCCATCTGTGGCTTCTATCCCCTCATGACCCTCTCTGTATCTTGTTGAATATTATTCAATTTTAATGTGGTACTAGGCCAGCCCGGTTCCCAAACGACAGTTGTGGGCAAGGCACTGATCAATCTCGCATAGGGTGTTTCATATCCATTCCCTGACTATATTTTTGTGTGTGTTTTTTAAttacaaattttcccattttaaCATCGGAAAtatttatgacattcaaaacaATTTTTAACTCGTGAACATTTTGAAATTTTGTATATTGTTTGGAAACTAAAAATATATTTAAATTCATAATTTTTTTAGTTCACGTTTAAACTGTACCAAATTCGAGTTCGATGGGTATTTGTCCGTTGGCCTGCATTTGGGGACAAAAAATGGGACTACGGTATTGTCTCCAACATGTACCACCCGGCCCGCAAAGAGCCTATCGGTTAATATATCAGCTGACGGGGGTGGGGACGATTCCAAAGGGATCGCCGCTAACTTCTtctttgtgttttttctctttttgttttcccttttccCATTTTTAACGTcagaaacattttttaaaaattctaaactatttttatattttgccaacattttttcaaatatgGATCTCTACTACTTAAAAAAAACTTAAGGTTCTCATTTCACCTTTCTTCCCACCACCCCTTCGTCTAACTTTCATGTATATGATAATCAATCACCTTATTTTACTTACCTTCCGAACCAATTTcacttttttttgcgggggaacCAATTCCACTTTAATTTACTTACCAAACTTTTAATCGAAATATAAGGTAATTCAGGGGcagaatttgatgaacatttatttacacAATCACATTATTATAGACAGGTAAATCACAAACTAATGTACTAGAATATTTatatcccgttgcaacgcacgggcattgttCTAGTACATTTATAAATCAGTAAAGCCATTTTTCATGATATTTTTCGTGTGTCCACACGGCAAAGCCATTTTTGTGTAAATTTGTCGTCTGATTGCATAGCTTGTCGATGAGTGCTACGCTAGAAAATTCTAAAATTTTCATGTGGGTGTGTACATTTTTCATGATAGGGAAGAAATTTTCTAAACTTTTCCATGTCGTTGTATAGATTCGCCATGAGTTGTGCGAATGATTTTCTTCGCCTTGAGTGTCGTGGTCCTTTTAATGTGTCCCCATGGCAAAAATTCATCTAATTTCCCCGCGTCCTGTTTTTTAAATCTTGCAACATGTTTTCTTACATTATCTTAAATTTGTCACGTTTTACATTCCACATGGCAAATCTAATCGCAACCTACACATAATACTTATTTTCACATCTCTACTATTAAAGGGCGGTTCGTACGTCGTTTTGTTTCCTCCACCCCTCAATCGATCTCCCTCCACCGATTTGTTTTCCAAAACTACAACCCACCTCCATCTTCCGGTTTTATGTACCAATTTTTTTTCATGTGTCCACACGGCAAAGCCATTTTTTCTTTTGTAAATTTGCCGTGTGATTACATAGATTTTCCATGATTCTACGCAAGAAAATTCTATAGTTGTCATGTGAGTGTGTACATTTGCCATGATTTAGGGAAGACTTTTTCTAAATTTTACCAGGTCAGGGTATAAATTTTCCATGAGTTGTACGAAAGATTTTTTTTCCTGCCATGAGTGTCATGGTCATTTTAATGTGTCCCCATGGCAAAACGTCATCTATTTTCCCGCGCCCTATTTTTCAAATATGCGAACATGTTTTCTTACATTATCTTAAATTTGTCACGTTTTACTTTCCACATGGCAAATTTAATCACAACCTACGTAGAATACATATTTTCACATCTCTACTATTAAGGGCAGTTCGTACGTCGTTTCCTTTCCTCCACCCCTCAATCGATCTCCCTCCACCGATTTTCTTCCAAAACTATAGCCCACCTCCGGCTTCTAGTTTCATGTACCTATTTTTTTCATGTGTCCCCACGGGAAAGCCATTTTTTTGTAAATTTGCCATGTGATTGCATAGATTTTTCCATGGTTCTACGCAAGAAAATTCTATAATTGTCATGTGGGTGTGTGCATTTTCCATGCTTTAGGGAAGACTTTTTATAAATTCCACCAGGTCATTGTATAGATTTTCCATGAGTTGTATGAAAGATTTTTTCTGCTGTGAGTGTTATGGTCTTTTTAATGTGCCCCCATGGCAAAACATCATTTATTTTCCCCGTGCCCAGTTTTTCAAATCTGCCAACATGTTTTATTACATTATCTTAAATTTGACACGTTTTACATTCCACATGGAAAATTTAATCACAACCTATGCAAAATACTTATTTTCACATCTCTACTAATAAAAGGGCGGTTTGTATGTTATTTCGTTTCCTCCAGCCCTGAATCGATCTCCCTCCGccaatttttttccaaaactatAGCCCACCACCGGCTTCCGATTTTATGTACGGATTTTTTTGCCAACGATTCCTCTCACCCATCACCTCTCCGCctatgaacgcacaaaaagttgACAACCCACTCCTCCTTTCTTCCACGACCCTACACACGCATGACTTGTtagccccccctcccccccccccccacacacacacgcatgcacgcGTGCTAGCGCCTAGTGGCGAATCTAGAAAAaaaatttgggggggggggggggctgggcTACCTGGGGTCATGCAAAGATGTGTTGGGCCGGGCTGGCAAGTGATTGGGTTGGGCCTTAAAACTAGTAGTAGAAACAAAATTTACAACGctgcaggggggaggggggggggctcGAGCCTGTTAAAGCCCCCCTAGTAGATTCGCCCCTgctaccgccgccgccgccaccgacctTCCTTCTCAACTTTCATCCTCCATTCTGATCCTCCTTGCCAGCCAAGTATCCTCCTATGCATGGTCCCTCCCAGACGAGCACCACTGGTTCTATCTAACTTTTGTATTACTTTCAGTAGTCTATCTTCAGTTGTGATTTCTGTCATGAGTTTAAAAAAATCAGAGTCTTACTAGTTTCCTTTCGGATAGATATTCCCCGACTCTACCATGTTTTCTTTCTATGACAGTTCTCTTTCATAGAACTGCATGTGTTAGTTTATTTTCCGTTGTGTTGTGCCGGGAGATTTCAAGTTTGGAAATAAATTTCAAATCTCTCATTCACCCCCTCTTTGGTCGATATACTCTCGATCGTATAACATTCTTTAGCAAGAGTCGAGGTTTGAGAATAATTTATTCATATTTTGGAAACTACTCACATGTGTTCCAAAAAAGGGTGGAAATATCTCGTAAAAATAGTAGTGTATTTTTATAATTTTGGTAAAATAAGAAACAAacgaaaaataacaaaagaaAAAATACAAGGCAACAAAAAAGGGAAAACGAAAAAAAAGGGAAACACAGAATGAAAATAAACAAAGCCacacaaataaaaaataaaaccaaacaTAAAACTGAgctaaaaaacaagaaaaagcGGCAAAGAATAGGCGAACGAACCAACCATCTCGCAATGTTGGTGTGTGTTTTTCTGTTGGtttcttctgtttttctattCTCAATTTTGTTTTTCCCATTTTAAGTTTTTAACTCTGGACACATTTTTAAAATGTATTTTTAATTCATGGATACTTTTTAAAGAAAATTGGAAATCAAACGTTTTCAAATTCGCGTGAAAACTGTAGTGTACCAAATTCGAGTTCGAGGGGTATTTTGTTGTCGTACGTGTACCGGTCGGCCCATGAAGAGCCCACCGGCTAATGTATATATACTCCTAAATCCAGAGACATCGCCCGTCCGCTGCTTCCAGAGACATCGAGCCGACGCGCCGCgccggagagagagagagagagagagttggcCGCGCCGCGAACCCTAGCGACCGCCGTCCACCGCCGATCCGCCACCCATGGCGCTGCGGACCCTGGCGGCGAGGGTGCGGACTTCGGGCGCCGCGGTCCGCCTCCAGACGCCGGCCGTCGGCATCTCCCCTCCGCCCGGCGGCCGCCCCAACCtccactccgccgccgccgccacccgccgcctcTCCCCTCCGGCCGGAGGCCGTCCCTGCCTCGCCCACAGCAGGAAGCTGGTACGTGACATTACTCAGAGCCAGGATTACATTCAAAAAGCGTCCAACTTGGCAGATTAGTATGGACTTCCGCAATCACTTGCTGGTTCCCCTCTCTCCTAGCCAACGCAACCAGTTCATGCGCAAGGAATAGCCTTGTTCTCATGAGACTCTAATCTGGTAACAACAGTCTGAATATCTCTGACCCCCTAGACGGATCTGTGACAATGTTCCTCTTGTATGTTTAGGAATAGGTGCGGACTTAGAGGGTTTCCTTGCCTCAGCCCCCTAGACGGATTGAAAGGTTCAAGGAGCTATCCGTAACTCCGTTGCATCGGACCGCATACCTAACAGAACTGACACACTTCATGACCCAATCCACCCATCTCTGGTCAAAACCAATCTTTGTGAGAGCTTCCAGTAAAAATCTCCAATCCACCCTGTCATTGGCTGTAGCCAGATCCAGCTTATACCCACAATAAGTGTTGTGCTAGTTCCTGTTGTGTTGGATTTTATGAAAGCATTCAAACACAATAATTAGCTTCATGCGGAACCACAACTTCATCCTTAGCATACAATTTCTTAAAAGAGTCAATAGTTAGCTTCTGGATCCCCACCTCCTCCTCAATCCAAGTGCTCTTATCATCTTTCCGTCTACTAATGAAATTCTTCTTTTTCTGCCAAGTATCCTTTCTTTGGAAGTACCCTGTATTTCTGTCGCTCTGTTGCCCTCCTTCCTCCATTCAACCTTGACAGTTGCTTATTCATAATTTCCTCCCTAAGCAGCATCTCATCCCCAACTCCCTtgagatttccttctcttctgaTTTTCGGTTGAAGGTGATTGCTTCCAAATGTTCCCCAGCTCACTTGGAAGTACTTCACTTCAATCTGTTTTCTAACTGAACCAAAATCCGTATGGGCCCAATCTTGAAGCGCCTGCTGCATACCCATGAGTTTAGGCGACAGGCCAACCTGTGAATTGCTCCTTTTCCCAAACTGAATTTACCCCACATTAGTTAGCTCATATAAGGAAAAGAGTGTGTCTTCCTTTTGTGCTCCTTTTCCCCAAAcacaagcagcagcagcagcagcagcggcaaGTGGTCAAACCTAGACGAGAATAAGTGATGGAACCTAGCATTTTGAAACATTCTGGCCTTGCTACCTCTCTGTCAAGCCTTGTGTTAATCTTGTCATATCCGAACTGCTTATTGTCGTGTGTCCAATCTCTAGGACTGTGATTTGCAATATGTTTGTTGTTATATTCTGAAGTCAGCTATCTCTGTTTTCTACCAGCTCAAAGATTTTGTAATAAGAACTCAAAAAGAAATCTGGGCTTTTAGCAGTTTTGGCTCCTATATTGGTTCTTATTTTTTCTCACTCATTGGTGGGTTGATCAATCAGGGAAGTTCTCCACGTGAAGATGCTGCTCGGAAGATGGTGCTTGAGACTGCTGCCACACTTGAACATCTGGAGAAGAGTTACGAAACGTTCAAGTGAGAATTGTTCTTTTCGTTCaagtttttatttttatttctattATAATATTGTCATACAGATCAACTAATGAtgttcctttttttttctttccctttttcttttaaaGGGCACGCGTTGGATTACTAGAGAAGGCAGCCACGTTTCTAAAGTGGTCGTGGGCTTGCATTATCCCTGTGCCTTTGGTTTACGCCATTGCGCAGCATTATTAGGATAAAGAGGAACTGGCCCTTGTGATTTGAACCGGGTTATTTAATATCTGTGGTCTTTATCATCAGCTGTACTCATCACACTACTCAACTGTGTCATGGTTATGCTAAGTGCATCATCAAAAATGCCACTCTAAAACGTTACTGTACCATATTGACAGCCAGATTTGCCTGATATGTGCCCTTGCACCCACTTGTTATCAACTCTTCTCTTCTTCTATTCTACTCCCTGTAGCTAAATATAAGTCATTTTGGTAGGCTAGTTTATAGCCTACCAAAACGACTTGTATTTAGGTACAGGGGGAGTATCTGACAAAGGGACCCACAACGTTGGATTAGACGCAGCACAAACAAAATCTATTACTTGTTCGCACTAGTAAGTGTGCAAATGATTCCTAAAGCTCACAGTTTCAATCCGCATATA
This sequence is a window from Aegilops tauschii subsp. strangulata cultivar AL8/78 chromosome 7, Aet v6.0, whole genome shotgun sequence. Protein-coding genes within it:
- the LOC120969944 gene encoding uncharacterized protein, which encodes MALRTLAARVRTSGAAVRLQTPAVGISPPPGGRPNLHSAAAATRRLSPPAGGRPCLAHSRKLGSSPREDAARKMVLETAATLEHLEKSYETFKARVGLLEKAATFLKWSWACIIPVPLVYAIAQHY